Proteins found in one Acidobacteriota bacterium genomic segment:
- the xdh gene encoding selenium-dependent xanthine dehydrogenase produces MGLRATSSREEHTCASGVRPPGLRVDNGPVHVELTLNGAARGFDVAADASLLELLRDHAGVTSPKDGCSPQGQCGACLVLVDGHPKTACAVPARTAAGKHVLTLEGVPEAERHVYGEAFARTAGVQCGFCIPGIALRMKSVLDANPDPTDEEIQKKLDPHLCRCTGYVKIVDAFHAAARLRRGEALEPPDDSGRVGTSLDRYEAEELALGTRPFVADLAFPGMLHGALTLSPHARARVVAIDTSRAARHPGVMAIVTAKDVPGKRHYGLIVPDWPGFVAEGEETHYVGDVLAAVAAVDARTARAAAALVDVTYDVLPPVTDPEEALREGAPRVGPEGNLLSRSVVKLGDADAALSGSAHVVEGTWQTQRIEHLYLEPEACLAAPGDAAGQNPKARLTLYTQGQGIFDDRRQVAGFLGLSEEDVHVVLVPNGGAFGGKEDMSVQAQTALLARVTGRPVRLVLSREESMRLHPKRHPIRMHYRVGCDTEGRLTAVRARMLGDSGAYASVGGKVLERAAGHAAGPYRCPTLDVEALAVYTNNPPCGAMRGFGANQAHFAMEGALDMLAEKAGLDRWEIRWRNALEAGDDWSCGQTLTASVGLKKTLLAVKKVWDASGGRAGIACGIKNTGIGNGMKEWGRARLVVGSDGTVTIHNGYTEMGQGLLTVLIQCACEVTGLKASAFHARVDTRFPMEVGQTTGSRATYLGGRAVVDAAKKLKADLDSGKTLSQLAGTIYVGETLVDDTTKLGHEPPPGKPMKLHSAFSFATQVVVLDEKGRVAKVVAAHDVGRAINPKLCEGQIEGSVHMGLGYALTEEMVCKDGMPTSFRIRDVGVLRAQDMPEVEVILVEDPQPDGPFGAKGVGEIGLVPTAPAVAGALFAFDGVRRFTLPMKDSAAARALKR; encoded by the coding sequence ATGGGCCTCCGGGCAACGTCGTCACGGGAAGAGCATACGTGCGCCTCGGGGGTCCGTCCGCCCGGCCTCCGCGTGGATAATGGGCCTGTGCACGTCGAGCTGACGCTCAACGGCGCCGCCCGGGGCTTCGACGTCGCGGCCGACGCTTCTCTTCTCGAGTTGCTCCGCGACCACGCCGGCGTCACGTCGCCGAAGGACGGCTGCTCGCCGCAGGGCCAGTGCGGCGCGTGCCTCGTCCTCGTGGACGGCCACCCGAAGACCGCGTGCGCCGTGCCCGCCCGGACGGCCGCGGGAAAGCACGTGCTGACGCTCGAGGGCGTGCCCGAAGCCGAGCGCCACGTCTACGGCGAGGCGTTCGCGCGCACGGCGGGCGTCCAGTGCGGCTTTTGCATTCCGGGAATCGCCCTCCGGATGAAGAGCGTCCTCGACGCGAACCCCGACCCGACGGACGAGGAGATCCAGAAGAAGCTCGACCCCCACCTCTGCCGCTGCACGGGCTACGTCAAGATCGTGGACGCGTTCCACGCGGCGGCGCGCCTGCGCCGGGGCGAAGCGCTCGAGCCGCCGGACGACTCGGGCCGCGTCGGCACGAGCCTCGACCGGTACGAGGCCGAGGAACTGGCGCTGGGCACCCGTCCCTTCGTCGCGGACCTCGCGTTTCCCGGGATGCTGCACGGCGCGCTCACGCTCTCGCCCCACGCCCGCGCCCGCGTCGTCGCCATCGACACGTCCCGCGCGGCGCGGCACCCGGGCGTGATGGCGATCGTGACGGCGAAGGATGTTCCCGGAAAGCGTCACTACGGGCTCATCGTCCCCGACTGGCCGGGCTTCGTGGCCGAGGGCGAGGAAACGCATTACGTCGGCGACGTCCTGGCGGCGGTAGCGGCCGTGGACGCGCGCACGGCCCGCGCCGCGGCGGCGCTCGTCGACGTGACGTACGACGTGCTCCCGCCCGTTACCGATCCCGAGGAAGCGCTGCGCGAGGGCGCGCCGCGCGTCGGTCCGGAGGGCAACCTCCTGTCGCGCTCCGTCGTGAAGCTCGGCGACGCGGATGCGGCGCTTTCCGGTTCGGCGCACGTCGTCGAAGGCACGTGGCAGACGCAGCGCATCGAGCACCTCTACCTCGAGCCCGAGGCCTGTCTCGCCGCGCCGGGCGACGCCGCGGGTCAGAACCCGAAGGCGCGGCTGACCCTGTACACGCAGGGGCAGGGCATCTTCGACGACCGGCGCCAGGTCGCGGGTTTTCTCGGCCTGTCCGAGGAAGACGTGCACGTCGTCCTCGTCCCGAACGGAGGCGCGTTCGGCGGCAAGGAGGACATGTCGGTTCAGGCGCAGACGGCGCTCCTCGCCCGTGTGACGGGGCGGCCCGTGCGTCTCGTGCTCTCGCGCGAGGAATCCATGCGCCTCCACCCGAAGCGGCACCCGATCCGGATGCACTACCGCGTCGGCTGCGACACGGAGGGGCGGCTCACGGCCGTCCGCGCGCGGATGCTCGGCGATTCGGGCGCGTACGCGTCGGTCGGAGGCAAGGTGCTGGAGCGCGCGGCCGGTCACGCGGCCGGACCGTACCGGTGCCCGACCCTCGACGTCGAGGCGCTGGCCGTCTACACGAACAACCCGCCCTGCGGCGCCATGCGCGGCTTCGGCGCGAATCAGGCGCACTTCGCGATGGAGGGCGCGCTCGACATGCTGGCCGAGAAGGCCGGCCTCGACCGGTGGGAGATCCGCTGGCGGAACGCGCTGGAGGCGGGCGACGACTGGTCCTGCGGGCAGACGCTCACCGCCTCGGTCGGTCTCAAGAAGACGCTTCTCGCCGTGAAGAAGGTCTGGGACGCAAGCGGCGGCCGCGCGGGCATCGCCTGCGGAATCAAGAACACCGGGATCGGGAACGGCATGAAGGAGTGGGGGCGGGCGCGGCTCGTCGTCGGAAGCGACGGCACCGTCACGATCCACAACGGGTACACGGAGATGGGCCAGGGCCTCCTCACGGTCCTCATCCAGTGCGCGTGCGAGGTGACCGGCCTCAAGGCGTCCGCCTTCCACGCGCGCGTCGACACGCGCTTCCCGATGGAAGTCGGCCAGACGACCGGCTCGCGGGCGACGTACCTCGGCGGCCGTGCCGTCGTCGACGCGGCGAAGAAGCTGAAGGCCGACCTCGACTCCGGAAAGACGCTTTCCCAGCTTGCCGGCACGATCTACGTCGGCGAGACGCTCGTGGACGACACGACGAAGCTCGGGCACGAGCCGCCGCCCGGCAAGCCAATGAAGCTCCATTCCGCGTTCAGCTTCGCGACGCAGGTCGTCGTGCTGGACGAGAAGGGCCGCGTCGCGAAGGTCGTCGCGGCGCACGACGTGGGGCGCGCGATCAACCCGAAACTCTGCGAAGGCCAGATCGAGGGCTCGGTCCACATGGGGCTCGGCTACGCCCTCACGGAAGAAATGGTCTGCAAAGACGGCATGCCGACGTCGTTCCGCATCCGCGACGTGGGCGTCCTCCGGGCGCAGGACATGCCTGAGGTGGAAGTCATTCTCGTCGAGGACCCTCAGCCCGACGGCCCGTTCGGCGCGAAGGGCGTGGGGGAGATCGGTCTCGTCCCCACGGCGCCCGCCGTCGCGGGGGCGCTCTTCGCCTTCGACGGCGTCCGCCGGTTCACGCTGCCCATGAAGGACTCCGCCGCGGCGCGGGCATTGAAGAGGTGA
- a CDS encoding MFS transporter has product MLNPWRGLSGLPRALWILAGASLVNRSGTMFLPFLVLYLTSQRGFTAGAAGVVFALFGAGSLAIAPVAGRLADRFGAVRLMRVALVASGALLLLVPFARGMSAIGGLTLLIALTGEMFRPASLSVVSHLAAPGQRKAAFALQRLAVNLGMSVGPAVGGFLAAVSWPALFIVDGVTSLLAAATLMLFFPKNAIPPAEPSSDVGASRREGLRDPALVFFLAALVPVCIVFFQHESSMSVFLVRDVGLAVWVFGLLHTVNTLLIVFLEVPLNLAMAHWPHRRALVLGSVLVAAGFGALAWARSLPAVVATVVVWTFGEMILVPSMSSWVADVAPPDKRGAYMGLYTMAFSFALVLGGPLGTSLLEHGGGRTLWLTMLALGLLSAALFTRVREPRREAA; this is encoded by the coding sequence ATGCTGAACCCGTGGCGGGGCCTCTCCGGCCTCCCCCGCGCTCTCTGGATCCTCGCGGGCGCGTCGCTCGTCAACCGGTCGGGAACGATGTTCCTGCCGTTTCTCGTCCTCTACCTGACGAGCCAGAGGGGATTCACGGCCGGCGCCGCGGGTGTCGTCTTCGCCCTCTTCGGCGCGGGATCGCTCGCCATCGCGCCGGTCGCGGGACGCCTCGCGGACAGGTTCGGAGCCGTCCGGCTGATGCGCGTCGCCCTCGTCGCCTCGGGCGCCCTCCTTCTCCTCGTCCCCTTCGCGCGCGGGATGTCCGCGATCGGCGGCCTCACGCTGCTCATCGCGCTCACCGGCGAGATGTTCCGGCCCGCGAGCCTGAGCGTCGTCTCACACCTCGCGGCGCCCGGCCAGCGCAAGGCCGCATTCGCCCTCCAGCGCCTCGCCGTCAACCTCGGGATGAGCGTCGGGCCCGCCGTGGGCGGCTTCCTCGCCGCGGTTTCGTGGCCCGCGCTCTTCATCGTGGACGGGGTGACGTCGCTCCTCGCCGCGGCCACGCTGATGCTCTTCTTCCCGAAGAACGCGATCCCGCCCGCGGAGCCCTCCTCCGACGTCGGCGCATCGCGCCGCGAAGGCCTGCGCGACCCGGCCCTCGTGTTCTTCCTCGCGGCGCTCGTGCCCGTGTGCATCGTTTTCTTCCAGCACGAGTCGTCGATGTCCGTGTTCCTCGTGCGCGACGTCGGCCTCGCCGTCTGGGTCTTCGGCCTCCTGCACACGGTGAACACGCTCCTGATCGTCTTCCTCGAGGTCCCGCTCAATCTCGCGATGGCCCACTGGCCGCACCGGCGCGCGCTCGTCCTCGGCTCCGTCCTCGTCGCGGCCGGCTTCGGGGCCCTCGCGTGGGCGCGGTCGCTGCCCGCGGTCGTGGCGACCGTCGTCGTCTGGACGTTTGGCGAAATGATCCTCGTCCCCTCGATGTCTTCCTGGGTCGCGGACGTGGCGCCGCCCGACAAGCGCGGCGCCTACATGGGCCTCTACACGATGGCGTTCAGCTTCGCGCTCGTCCTCGGCGGGCCGCTCGGGACGTCGCTTCTCGAACACGGCGGCGGGCGTACGCTCTGGCTCACGATGCTCGCGCTCGGACTCCTCTCGGCCGCGCTCTTCACGCGCGTGAGGGAGCCGCGACGGGAGGCCGCGTGA
- a CDS encoding alpha/beta hydrolase, giving the protein MTETWTHHEGPVNGVSLHWVEQGEGPLVVLLHGFPEFWFAWRHQIPALAAAGFRVVAPDLRGYNLSEKPAGVRAYRIEALLGDLEGLIALLAGEQGESRAHVVGHDWGGAFAWYAPLFIPERLLSLSLLNAPHPLAFRRELRSSAAQRKKSSYVFLFQLPWIPERRIRAGNFAILEKMLRRDPVRPGAFSDEDVRLYVEALARPGALTAAVNYYRAALRFPPRARGRAWPEGLKTLLVWGERDRYLGPGLLEGLDRWVPDLTIERIPGASHWVQADAPERVNELLVRFLTGVTPSRSR; this is encoded by the coding sequence GTGACGGAGACCTGGACGCACCACGAGGGCCCGGTGAACGGCGTCAGTCTCCACTGGGTGGAGCAGGGCGAGGGCCCGCTCGTCGTCCTCCTGCACGGCTTTCCCGAGTTCTGGTTCGCGTGGCGGCACCAGATTCCCGCGCTCGCCGCTGCGGGCTTCCGCGTCGTCGCACCCGACCTGCGCGGGTACAACCTGTCGGAGAAGCCCGCGGGAGTCCGCGCCTACCGGATCGAGGCGCTGCTCGGCGATCTCGAAGGGCTGATCGCTCTCCTCGCGGGCGAGCAGGGCGAGTCGCGCGCCCACGTCGTCGGCCACGACTGGGGTGGCGCGTTCGCGTGGTACGCGCCGCTCTTCATCCCGGAGCGGCTCCTCTCCCTCTCCCTCCTCAACGCCCCGCACCCGCTCGCGTTCCGGCGCGAACTGCGATCCAGCGCCGCGCAGCGGAAGAAGTCGTCGTACGTCTTCCTCTTCCAGCTGCCGTGGATCCCGGAGCGGCGGATCCGCGCGGGAAACTTCGCGATTCTCGAGAAGATGCTCCGGCGCGACCCCGTGAGACCGGGCGCCTTCTCGGACGAGGACGTGCGCCTCTACGTCGAAGCGCTGGCGCGGCCCGGCGCGCTGACCGCCGCCGTGAACTACTACCGGGCCGCCCTGCGTTTCCCGCCACGGGCGCGCGGCCGTGCCTGGCCCGAAGGTCTGAAGACGCTTCTCGTCTGGGGCGAGCGCGACCGCTACCTCGGCCCGGGGCTCCTCGAGGGCCTCGACCGCTGGGTGCCGGACCTCACCATCGAGCGGATTCCCGGCGCGAGCCACTGGGTGCAGGCCGACGCGCCCGAGAGAGTCAACGAGCTCCTCGTCCGGTTCCTGACGGGCGTCACGCCCTCGCGAAGTCGATGA
- a CDS encoding RNB domain-containing ribonuclease, whose amino-acid sequence MNDRSRRNRSDLHEIARRAMREKGLAPDFPTSALDQLGAITAPAPANADGLRDLRSLLWASIDNDDSRDLDQLSVAEALPNGEIRVLVAIADVDALVKKGTPLDERAAHNTTSVYTAGGVFPMLPEKLSTDLTSLNPDEDRLAVVIEFVVDGGGAPHGTAVYRAVVRNKSKLAYDSVDAWRDGRGPMPEAMAKVPGVDAQVRLQETAAQKLRARRYEEGALDLETIEARAVFDGETITDLKVDQQNEPRQLIEDFMIAANGVTARFLESKGSPSLRRIVRSPERWLRIVTVASGQGFTLPPEPDSRALEAFLKEQRAKDPVRFPDLSLVIVKLMGAGEYVLELPGQTPIGHFGLAVRDYTHSTAPNRRYPDVITQRLLKAALAGRPSPYANGELASLARHCTDQEDAANKVERLVRKAAAALLLQHRIGERFDGVVTGASEKGTWVRIFAPPVEGRVVRGEEGLEVGDKVRVKLVSTDVERGFIDFARA is encoded by the coding sequence ATGAACGACCGGTCGCGCCGCAACCGTTCCGACCTCCACGAAATCGCTCGCCGCGCCATGCGGGAAAAAGGTCTCGCGCCGGATTTCCCGACGTCCGCCCTCGACCAGCTTGGGGCGATCACGGCTCCCGCCCCGGCGAATGCCGACGGGCTGCGCGACCTCAGGTCCCTCCTCTGGGCCTCGATCGACAACGACGACAGCCGCGACCTCGACCAGCTGTCGGTGGCCGAGGCCCTCCCGAACGGCGAGATCAGGGTTCTCGTCGCGATCGCGGACGTCGACGCGCTCGTGAAGAAGGGAACGCCGCTCGACGAGCGGGCCGCGCACAACACGACGTCCGTTTACACCGCGGGCGGCGTCTTCCCGATGCTCCCGGAGAAACTCTCGACGGACCTCACGTCCCTGAACCCGGACGAGGACCGGCTGGCCGTCGTCATCGAGTTCGTCGTGGACGGCGGCGGTGCGCCGCACGGCACGGCGGTGTATCGCGCCGTCGTCCGCAACAAATCCAAGCTTGCGTACGACTCCGTCGACGCCTGGCGCGACGGGCGGGGCCCGATGCCGGAGGCGATGGCGAAGGTCCCGGGCGTCGACGCGCAGGTCCGCCTCCAGGAGACGGCCGCGCAGAAGCTGCGGGCCCGCCGTTACGAGGAGGGGGCGCTCGACCTCGAGACGATCGAGGCGCGTGCGGTCTTCGACGGCGAGACGATCACGGACCTCAAGGTCGACCAGCAGAACGAGCCGCGCCAGCTCATCGAGGACTTCATGATCGCGGCCAACGGCGTGACCGCGCGCTTCCTCGAGTCGAAGGGCTCGCCGTCGCTGCGCCGCATCGTGCGCTCGCCCGAGCGCTGGCTGAGGATCGTGACGGTCGCCTCGGGCCAAGGGTTCACGCTGCCGCCGGAGCCGGACTCGAGGGCTCTCGAAGCGTTCCTCAAGGAGCAGCGGGCGAAAGACCCGGTGCGCTTTCCGGACCTGTCCCTCGTCATCGTCAAGCTCATGGGCGCGGGCGAGTACGTCCTCGAGCTGCCGGGCCAGACGCCCATCGGGCACTTCGGCCTCGCGGTGCGCGACTACACGCATTCGACGGCGCCGAACCGCCGCTACCCGGACGTCATCACGCAGCGGCTCCTGAAGGCCGCGCTCGCGGGGCGGCCGAGCCCGTACGCGAACGGCGAGCTCGCGAGCCTTGCGCGGCACTGCACGGACCAGGAGGACGCCGCGAACAAGGTCGAACGCCTCGTTCGCAAGGCCGCGGCCGCGCTGCTCCTGCAGCACCGGATCGGCGAGCGTTTCGACGGAGTCGTGACGGGCGCTTCCGAGAAGGGCACGTGGGTCCGCATCTTCGCGCCGCCGGTCGAGGGCCGGGTCGTCCGCGGCGAGGAGGGGCTCGAGGTCGGCGACAAGGTGCGCGTGAAGCTCGTCTCGACCGACGTCGAGCGCGGGTTCATCGACTTCGCGAGGGCGTGA
- a CDS encoding tetratricopeptide repeat protein: MKLAFAALALALALPASAEDARVAPIKAALKAERWDAAVEAGEKLVKEAPESSEAQMWLGRAYGQKALKASLFSQMGWAKKCKASFEKAVALDPKDVDARVDLLQYYANAPGIAGGGIDKARAQQKALDGLDPVRGAQMNGFILLKEKKPAEAEAEYRRAVSLAPENGSAHWRLGRVLERGGKKDEAKASYKEALRLDPTLEGAKKDLERLGG; this comes from the coding sequence ATGAAGCTCGCCTTTGCCGCCCTCGCTCTCGCCCTCGCCCTCCCCGCCTCGGCGGAGGACGCCCGGGTCGCCCCCATCAAGGCCGCCCTCAAGGCCGAGAGGTGGGACGCGGCCGTCGAGGCCGGCGAGAAGCTGGTCAAGGAGGCGCCCGAGAGTTCTGAGGCGCAGATGTGGCTCGGCCGGGCTTACGGCCAGAAGGCTCTCAAGGCGTCGCTCTTCTCGCAGATGGGCTGGGCGAAGAAGTGCAAGGCGTCGTTCGAGAAGGCCGTCGCGCTCGACCCGAAGGACGTCGACGCCCGCGTGGATCTCCTCCAGTACTACGCGAATGCGCCCGGCATCGCGGGCGGCGGCATCGACAAGGCGCGCGCGCAGCAGAAGGCGCTCGACGGGCTCGACCCCGTGCGCGGCGCGCAGATGAACGGCTTCATCCTCCTGAAAGAGAAAAAGCCGGCCGAGGCCGAGGCCGAGTACCGGCGCGCCGTCTCGCTGGCGCCGGAGAACGGCTCGGCGCACTGGCGCCTCGGCCGCGTCCTCGAGCGCGGGGGCAAGAAGGACGAGGCGAAGGCCTCCTACAAGGAAGCCCTTCGCCTCGACCCGACGCTCGAGGGCGCGAAGAAGGACCTCGAGCGTCTCGGCGGCTGA
- a CDS encoding pyruvate, phosphate dikinase — MATTKSTAMVGLKHVYAFGAGVAEGKGDQKDLLGGKGANLAEMARLGLPVPPGFTMTTEVCTHYYANNQSYPSGLRDEVAEHLAGIEKALGRKFGDPKNPLTVSVRSGARASMPGMMDTILNLGLNDKTVEGLAQVSGNPRFAWDCYRRFVAMYGDVVLNLKPLDKRERDPFEVILEKKKIAYKVTLDTELSVTALQELVRDFKAEIFYRTGQTFPDDPMEQLWGAIGAVFGSWMNERAIVYRHLNGIPESWGTAVNVQSMVFGNLGEDCGTGVAFTRDPSTGENIFYGEYLINAQGEDVVAGVRTPQKIATLDAKMPEIYKQLLGIRKTLEDHYGDMQDIEFTVERGKLWMLQTRTGKRTGFAEVRIAVEMVEEKRITPEQAVLRVNPDSLNQLLRPIFDPAAKNEALAGGRLLAKGLNAGPGAATGRVVFTAHDAFEWAERGEKVLLVREETSPEDIKGMNAAEGILTARGGMTSHAALVARQMGKVCIVGCEVLRIEHQTGQMIVTQKSGDPKMVHEGDWVSIDGSTGEVLEGRIATKASEVLQVLLDKTLDPAKSEVYRRFATLMEWADKARRLKVRANADQPDQALNAVAFGAEGIGLCRTEHMFFGGERITAVREMILADKTEDRERALDKILPMQREDFIGLFRAMGPRPVTIRTLDPPLHEFLPHGEKERESVARQTGVDPRLIARKVADLSEMNPMLGHRGCRLGITFPEITRMQTRAILEAACRVKKEGIEVKPEIMIPLVSHVHELADQVKVVRDVAKKVFEAEGVTVDFLVGTMIELPRAAVTADEIAREAEFFSFGTNDLTQTTFGLSRDDAGKFLPDYVRREILPSDPFEKLDQGGVGKLVKMGTELGRSTRPGLKVGICGEHGGDPSSVEFFHRTGLDYVSCSPFRIPIARLAAAQAALRK; from the coding sequence ATGGCGACGACGAAGTCGACGGCAATGGTGGGTCTCAAGCACGTATACGCCTTCGGCGCGGGTGTGGCCGAGGGCAAAGGCGACCAGAAAGACCTCCTCGGCGGCAAGGGAGCGAACCTGGCCGAGATGGCCCGGCTGGGCCTGCCCGTCCCCCCCGGCTTCACGATGACGACCGAGGTCTGCACCCACTATTACGCCAACAACCAGAGCTACCCCAGTGGTTTGCGCGACGAGGTCGCCGAGCACCTGGCGGGTATCGAAAAGGCGCTGGGGCGGAAGTTCGGCGACCCGAAGAACCCCCTGACGGTCTCCGTGCGCTCCGGCGCCCGGGCCTCGATGCCGGGGATGATGGACACGATCCTGAACCTCGGCCTCAACGACAAGACGGTCGAAGGTCTGGCGCAAGTCTCCGGAAATCCCCGCTTCGCCTGGGACTGCTACCGCCGGTTCGTCGCGATGTACGGCGACGTCGTCCTGAACCTCAAACCCCTTGACAAGCGTGAGCGCGACCCCTTCGAGGTGATCCTCGAGAAGAAGAAGATCGCCTACAAGGTCACGCTCGACACGGAGCTCTCGGTGACGGCGCTGCAGGAGCTCGTTCGCGACTTCAAGGCCGAGATCTTCTACCGCACCGGCCAGACGTTCCCCGACGACCCGATGGAGCAGCTCTGGGGCGCGATCGGCGCCGTGTTCGGCTCGTGGATGAACGAGCGCGCGATCGTCTACCGGCACCTCAACGGAATCCCCGAGAGCTGGGGCACGGCCGTGAACGTGCAGTCGATGGTCTTCGGCAACCTCGGCGAGGACTGCGGCACCGGCGTCGCCTTCACGCGCGACCCGTCCACCGGCGAGAACATCTTCTACGGCGAGTACCTCATCAACGCGCAGGGCGAGGACGTCGTCGCCGGCGTGAGGACGCCGCAGAAGATCGCCACGCTCGACGCCAAGATGCCCGAGATCTACAAGCAGCTCCTCGGCATCCGCAAGACGCTCGAGGACCACTACGGCGACATGCAGGACATCGAGTTCACGGTCGAGCGCGGCAAGCTCTGGATGCTGCAGACGCGCACCGGCAAGCGCACCGGCTTCGCCGAGGTGCGCATCGCCGTCGAGATGGTCGAGGAGAAGCGCATCACGCCCGAGCAGGCCGTCCTGCGCGTGAACCCCGACTCGCTGAACCAGCTCCTGCGCCCGATCTTCGACCCGGCCGCGAAGAACGAAGCGCTCGCCGGAGGCCGTCTCCTCGCCAAGGGGCTCAACGCGGGCCCCGGCGCGGCGACGGGCCGCGTCGTCTTCACGGCGCACGACGCCTTCGAGTGGGCCGAGCGCGGCGAGAAGGTGCTTCTCGTGCGCGAGGAGACGAGCCCCGAGGACATCAAGGGCATGAACGCGGCCGAGGGCATCCTCACGGCGCGCGGCGGCATGACGTCGCACGCGGCGCTCGTCGCGCGGCAGATGGGCAAGGTCTGCATCGTCGGGTGCGAGGTCCTGCGCATCGAGCACCAGACGGGGCAGATGATCGTCACGCAGAAGTCGGGCGACCCGAAGATGGTCCACGAGGGCGACTGGGTGTCGATCGACGGCTCGACCGGCGAGGTCCTCGAGGGCCGCATCGCGACGAAGGCGTCGGAAGTCCTCCAGGTCCTCCTCGACAAGACGCTCGATCCCGCGAAGAGCGAGGTGTACCGCCGCTTCGCGACGCTCATGGAGTGGGCCGACAAGGCGCGCCGCCTGAAGGTGCGCGCGAACGCCGACCAGCCCGACCAGGCCCTGAACGCCGTCGCGTTCGGCGCCGAGGGCATCGGCCTCTGCCGCACGGAGCACATGTTCTTCGGCGGCGAGCGCATCACCGCCGTGCGCGAGATGATCCTCGCGGACAAGACGGAGGACCGCGAGCGCGCGCTCGACAAGATCCTCCCGATGCAGCGCGAGGACTTCATCGGCCTGTTCCGGGCGATGGGCCCGCGGCCGGTCACGATCCGCACGCTCGACCCGCCGCTCCACGAGTTCCTCCCGCACGGCGAAAAGGAGCGCGAGTCCGTCGCGCGCCAGACGGGCGTCGACCCGCGCCTCATCGCGCGCAAGGTCGCCGACCTCTCCGAGATGAACCCGATGCTCGGCCACCGGGGATGCCGCCTCGGCATCACGTTCCCCGAGATCACGCGGATGCAGACGCGCGCCATCCTCGAGGCCGCCTGCCGCGTCAAGAAGGAAGGGATCGAGGTGAAGCCGGAGATCATGATCCCGCTCGTCTCGCACGTGCACGAGCTCGCCGACCAGGTGAAGGTCGTGCGCGACGTCGCGAAGAAGGTCTTCGAGGCCGAGGGCGTGACGGTGGACTTCCTCGTCGGGACGATGATCGAGCTGCCGCGCGCGGCCGTGACGGCCGACGAGATCGCCCGCGAGGCCGAGTTCTTCAGCTTCGGGACGAACGACCTCACGCAGACGACGTTCGGGCTTTCGCGCGACGACGCCGGCAAGTTCCTGCCGGACTACGTGCGGCGCGAGATCCTGCCGTCCGACCCGTTCGAGAAGCTGGACCAGGGCGGCGTCGGCAAGCTCGTGAAGATGGGAACCGAGCTCGGCCGCTCGACGCGCCCCGGCCTCAAGGTCGGGATCTGCGGCGAGCACGGCGGCGACCCGTCGAGCGTCGAGTTCTTCCACCGGACGGGCCTCGACTACGTGTCGTGCTCCCCGTTCCGCATCCCGATCGCGCGCCTCGCGGCGGCGCAGGCGGCGCTTCGGAAGTAG
- a CDS encoding tetratricopeptide repeat protein → MKRDEIFEALVDSEIEPAVPRAEFGRTLPFVRTRVPLEDIYRFSVDAEKPAELVLKAARSGPDELAAAMRALDGKPYRGFALLYAAQKGGPLVAIDPRKALALARAVQTEANSLAEANRDARATTPAPRQAVQAESHLLESQALLIMGDPTAARSAVTSARPLFVEAGDLGFGAALCDYYEGDAATFGRDYKAAEGLIRSALKTFEEFGQDHFLAKSEAAIGTILENHGDYAEALPYFDRAIVHFDPEKDARALTATLNNRGNSLARLSRFDEARASYAKALTLALRNNFATHLRYIRSGLAELDFLRGQYTRALRAFREIAAESATNGSATDVLFARLYVAECLGRTGQFDAMAAEVDALRRDRKQTVFSPSPALGELFVCLDQGTIDADLVAHVREYMQDEENGIERTYQPLRLVG, encoded by the coding sequence GTGAAGCGCGACGAGATCTTCGAAGCGCTCGTGGACTCCGAGATCGAGCCGGCGGTTCCGCGGGCCGAGTTCGGGCGGACGCTTCCGTTCGTAAGGACGCGCGTCCCGCTGGAAGACATCTACCGGTTCTCGGTCGACGCCGAGAAGCCCGCCGAGCTGGTCCTCAAGGCCGCGCGCTCCGGACCCGACGAGCTCGCCGCCGCGATGCGCGCGCTCGACGGCAAGCCCTACCGCGGCTTCGCGCTGCTGTATGCGGCGCAGAAGGGCGGACCGCTCGTCGCCATCGATCCGCGCAAGGCCCTCGCTCTCGCCAGGGCAGTTCAGACCGAGGCAAACTCGCTCGCCGAGGCAAACCGTGATGCTCGGGCCACGACTCCGGCTCCGCGCCAGGCGGTACAGGCCGAGTCCCATCTCCTCGAATCGCAGGCACTTCTCATCATGGGCGACCCGACGGCCGCCCGCAGCGCTGTCACTTCTGCAAGGCCTCTATTCGTCGAAGCCGGCGACCTCGGCTTCGGGGCGGCGCTCTGCGACTACTACGAGGGTGACGCCGCGACGTTCGGCCGCGACTACAAGGCGGCCGAAGGGCTGATCCGGTCCGCCCTGAAGACCTTTGAAGAATTCGGTCAGGACCATTTCCTCGCCAAGTCGGAAGCGGCGATCGGAACCATCCTCGAGAACCACGGCGACTACGCCGAGGCCCTTCCGTATTTCGATCGGGCGATCGTCCACTTCGACCCGGAGAAAGATGCCCGGGCGTTGACAGCCACACTCAACAACCGGGGAAACTCGCTTGCGCGCCTCTCCCGCTTTGACGAGGCCCGGGCGAGCTACGCGAAGGCTCTCACCCTCGCTCTTCGGAACAACTTCGCGACTCACCTTCGATACATCCGGAGCGGCCTTGCCGAGCTCGACTTCCTGCGCGGCCAGTACACGCGCGCGCTCCGGGCCTTCCGCGAGATTGCGGCGGAGTCCGCCACCAACGGTTCCGCCACCGACGTCCTCTTCGCCCGCCTCTACGTCGCGGAGTGCCTCGGCCGGACGGGACAGTTCGACGCAATGGCCGCTGAAGTCGACGCGCTGCGCCGCGACCGCAAGCAGACGGTCTTCAGCCCCTCGCCCGCTCTCGGCGAGCTCTTCGTCTGCCTAGACCAGGGCACGATCGACGCCGACCTCGTCGCGCACGTGCGCGAGTACATGCAGGACGAGGAGAACGGCATCGAGCGCACGTACCAGCCCCTGCGCCTCGTGGGTTGA